The following coding sequences are from one Caloranaerobacter sp. TR13 window:
- a CDS encoding DsrE/DsrF/DrsH-like family protein has product MGKRLNLLVFSGDYDKALASLIIANGAKDLGIDVTMFFAFWGLLVIRDPDKIEFEKKSFLQKIFSLFIPKGIENLSLSKMNMGGMGQKMLKKMMKESNKPLLVDFLNGARKKGVKFYGCKLSQEVMGFKKEELIPEVEIIEVYEYLKDALESDIQLFI; this is encoded by the coding sequence ATGGGAAAAAGACTAAATTTACTAGTGTTTAGTGGTGATTATGATAAAGCTTTAGCTTCTTTAATCATTGCTAATGGTGCCAAGGACTTAGGTATAGATGTAACTATGTTTTTTGCATTTTGGGGCTTATTAGTTATAAGAGATCCAGATAAAATAGAATTTGAAAAGAAATCTTTTCTTCAAAAGATATTTAGCCTTTTTATACCAAAGGGGATAGAAAATTTGAGTTTATCAAAAATGAATATGGGTGGAATGGGACAGAAAATGTTAAAAAAGATGATGAAAGAAAGCAATAAACCACTACTTGTTGATTTTTTAAATGGTGCTAGGAAAAAAGGAGTTAAATTCTATGGTTGTAAGTTATCACAAGAGGTAATGGGCTTTAAAAAAGAAGAATTAATACCAGAAGTAGAAATTATAGAAGTATATGAATATCTCAAAGATGCTTTAGAGTCAGATATACAATTATTCATTTAA
- a CDS encoding alpha/beta-type small acid-soluble spore protein: MARRNRPAPEARQALMELKLEIASELGLDKIHEREDIDPITREVLKNGGKYAGYVGGYMVRRMIEQAERDLANKLK, translated from the coding sequence ATGGCAAGAAGAAATAGACCTGCGCCAGAAGCGCGACAAGCTTTAATGGAATTAAAACTAGAAATTGCAAGCGAACTAGGTCTTGATAAAATACACGAAAGAGAAGACATAGACCCAATTACAAGAGAAGTTTTAAAAAACGGTGGTAAATACGCAGGATATGTAGGAGGTTACATGGTAAGAAGAATGATAGAACAAGCAGAACGTGATTTAGCAAATAAACTTAAATAA
- a CDS encoding universal stress protein: MRSGKNIMVCVTQQRTCERLIMKGYKAVKSDNDKLFVIHVVNEKDNFLNNSSDGEALEYLFNVSKKVGADLTVLRSKDVVKAMADFARKHNITNIIMGASPDGEDLKDHKIAMKLKQMLPFVDFTIV, translated from the coding sequence ATGAGGTCAGGAAAGAATATAATGGTTTGTGTTACACAACAAAGAACTTGTGAAAGATTAATTATGAAAGGATATAAAGCTGTAAAAAGCGATAATGATAAATTATTTGTAATACATGTAGTTAACGAAAAAGATAATTTCTTGAACAATTCAAGTGATGGAGAGGCTTTGGAATATTTATTTAATGTTTCAAAAAAAGTAGGTGCTGATTTAACTGTATTAAGATCAAAAGACGTAGTGAAAGCCATGGCTGATTTCGCTAGAAAGCACAATATTACTAATATTATTATGGGTGCTTCACCAGACGGTGAGGATTTAAAAGATCACAAAATAGCAATGAAACTAAAGCAGATGTTACCATTTGTTGACTTTACTATTGTTTAG
- a CDS encoding Hsp20/alpha crystallin family protein encodes MPNLTPYNRRRNHMRSFIKNFFDDDFFLSSADFFNTNGLSMRADIKETDKEYIIEADMPGFSKEQIDITVNNGYITIKADRKDIIHEEREGYIRRERRYGTLQRTFRLQNVKEDEIKAKYENGVLKIILPKIKEGKDGVRKIDIN; translated from the coding sequence ATGCCTAACTTAACGCCTTATAATAGAAGAAGAAATCATATGAGAAGCTTTATTAAAAATTTCTTTGATGATGATTTTTTCTTAAGTTCCGCTGATTTTTTTAATACCAATGGATTATCAATGAGAGCAGATATAAAAGAAACAGATAAAGAATATATTATAGAAGCTGATATGCCTGGTTTTTCAAAAGAGCAAATTGATATTACAGTTAACAATGGGTATATAACTATTAAAGCAGATAGAAAAGATATAATCCATGAAGAAAGAGAAGGTTATATTAGAAGAGAACGTAGATATGGAACTTTACAAAGAACTTTTAGACTTCAAAATGTAAAAGAAGATGAAATAAAAGCTAAATATGAAAATGGAGTATTAAAGATAATTCTTCCTAAAATTAAGGAAGGAAAAGATGGTGTTAGAAAAATTGATATAAATTAA
- a CDS encoding GerMN domain-containing protein, whose protein sequence is MKSKILILALIFIFFFTGCYEKKTIYEELNNYQPINPFPEKNIHNITLYFPNKDLNYLVPEIREVDIRDQPIEKIIIEELLKGTQNEELTSLIPPEARLISTDIVGKVIYLNFSKELIKESMSEKEEALVLYSIINSAAQIENVEKVQILIEGEAREVFYKYFTIDKPKAPSSLIINNKYVSPISTVIKYYDNIIDQNYIEVANLFHINGDKNINYYTMKSYFQDYYGNISKYLVKEYKINNYDKFVDIYVVLELFYNNDMNKKRQEQEFILILKNGKFKINEILNKNFLINIK, encoded by the coding sequence ATGAAAAGTAAAATCTTAATATTAGCTTTGATTTTTATTTTCTTTTTTACAGGTTGTTACGAGAAAAAAACGATATATGAAGAATTAAATAATTATCAGCCTATTAATCCCTTTCCTGAAAAAAATATTCATAATATAACTCTTTATTTTCCAAATAAGGATTTGAACTATTTAGTTCCTGAAATTAGAGAAGTTGATATAAGAGATCAGCCGATTGAAAAAATAATTATTGAAGAATTGCTAAAAGGAACTCAAAATGAAGAATTAACTAGTTTAATACCTCCAGAAGCAAGACTGATTTCAACAGATATTGTTGGCAAAGTTATATATTTGAATTTTTCAAAAGAATTAATAAAAGAAAGTATGAGTGAAAAAGAAGAAGCACTAGTGTTATATTCTATTATTAATTCAGCTGCACAGATTGAGAATGTGGAAAAAGTACAAATACTTATAGAGGGTGAAGCTAGAGAAGTATTTTATAAATATTTTACTATTGATAAACCTAAAGCGCCTAGTTCATTAATTATCAATAATAAATATGTTAGTCCAATCAGTACAGTTATAAAATATTATGATAACATTATTGATCAAAATTATATTGAAGTTGCTAATTTGTTTCATATTAATGGAGACAAAAATATAAATTATTATACTATGAAATCTTATTTTCAAGACTATTATGGTAATATTTCAAAATATTTAGTGAAAGAATATAAAATAAATAATTATGATAAATTTGTTGATATCTATGTAGTTTTAGAATTGTTCTATAATAACGATATGAATAAGAAAAGACAAGAGCAGGAGTTTATTTTAATTTTAAAAAATGGTAAATTTAAAATTAATGAAATATTGAACAAAAACTTTCTAATAAATATAAAGTAA
- a CDS encoding YkvA family protein → MSFIKRASIAIKYLLDSNVPFSKKIWIILGLIYLISPIDLLPEPILGFGIIDDIVLIMYILAKLAKDLDEYMNKEKKIIENVEYEVKDEKD, encoded by the coding sequence ATGTCTTTTATTAAAAGAGCATCTATAGCTATAAAATATTTATTAGATTCAAATGTTCCATTTTCAAAAAAAATATGGATTATATTAGGGCTTATCTATTTAATTAGTCCAATTGATCTATTACCAGAACCAATATTAGGATTTGGTATAATTGATGATATTGTTTTAATAATGTACATTTTAGCAAAACTAGCTAAGGATTTAGATGAATATATGAATAAAGAGAAAAAAATAATAGAAAATGTCGAATATGAAGTTAAAGACGAAAAAGATTAA
- a CDS encoding HAD family phosphatase, whose protein sequence is MFSKVKAVIFDLDGTIVDSMWIWEQIDIDFLGKRGIKLPEDLQKAIEGMSFTETAIYFKKRFNLKESIEEIKEEWNAMAYDFYKNRVPLKKGVKEFIEYLKQKGTKLGVGTSNSRELAIEVLKTHNILHYFDTIRTSCEVEKGKPHPDVFLKVAEDLKVNPEDCLVFEDTYAGVLAAKRAGMKVFAVADEFSFPYKDEICSLADKYIENFKEIA, encoded by the coding sequence ATGTTTAGCAAAGTAAAAGCAGTAATATTTGATTTGGATGGTACTATTGTAGATTCAATGTGGATTTGGGAACAAATCGATATAGATTTTCTGGGTAAAAGAGGTATTAAGCTACCTGAAGATTTGCAAAAAGCTATCGAAGGAATGAGCTTTACAGAAACAGCAATATATTTTAAAAAAAGGTTTAATTTAAAAGAATCAATTGAAGAGATAAAAGAAGAATGGAATGCTATGGCTTATGATTTTTATAAAAACAGAGTTCCATTAAAAAAAGGTGTAAAGGAGTTTATAGAGTATCTTAAACAAAAAGGTACAAAATTAGGTGTTGGAACAAGTAATTCTAGAGAATTAGCAATAGAAGTATTGAAAACTCATAATATACTTCATTATTTTGATACTATAAGAACATCCTGCGAAGTCGAAAAAGGTAAACCGCATCCTGATGTTTTTCTAAAGGTAGCTGAAGACTTAAAGGTAAATCCTGAAGATTGTTTAGTATTCGAAGATACTTATGCTGGTGTACTAGCTGCTAAAAGAGCAGGAATGAAGGTTTTTGCTGTTGCAGATGAATTTTCTTTTCCATATAAAGATGAGATATGCAGTTTAGCGGATAAATATATAGAAAATTTTAAAGAAATTGCTTAG
- a CDS encoding PRK06851 family protein: MKGKIKRVFPGGNTAKGFYSYYDYIIEDDANRIFVVKGGPGVGKSSMMKRVAQDLLELGYDVEYHHCSSDNNSIDGIVIPELNVAMIDGTAPHVVDPKNPGAVDEIIHLGDYWDVDKMEKNKENVLKTNKEVGRLFRTAYKYLEAAKPIYEDIVDKNSEAMDFGKVNIEIQKLIEEIFGDIKVSEKTGKDRHLFGSAYTPKGWVEFTDTILQDAERIYYIKGDIGTGKSTLLKRVYKEAQRRGLDVEVYHTPLIPEKIETVFIKGINVGLTTSEMFKDKNKKVIDLNKFLDMKLIEKYQSELEYDKEIMNDLIENAIKVIKKAKETHDLLETNYVPNMNFDEVEKARKEIVRRILRYKNRRR; the protein is encoded by the coding sequence ATGAAAGGTAAAATCAAAAGAGTATTTCCAGGAGGTAATACTGCGAAAGGATTTTATTCGTACTACGACTATATAATAGAAGACGATGCAAACCGAATTTTTGTTGTAAAAGGTGGTCCAGGAGTAGGTAAGTCTTCTATGATGAAGAGAGTAGCTCAAGATTTATTAGAATTAGGTTATGATGTTGAATATCATCATTGTTCATCTGACAATAATTCTATTGATGGAATTGTTATTCCAGAGCTAAACGTGGCAATGATTGATGGTACAGCACCACATGTAGTTGACCCTAAAAACCCAGGAGCAGTAGATGAAATAATACATTTAGGTGACTACTGGGATGTAGACAAAATGGAAAAAAATAAAGAAAATGTATTAAAAACTAATAAAGAAGTAGGTAGATTATTTAGAACTGCATATAAATATTTAGAAGCAGCAAAACCTATATATGAAGACATAGTTGATAAAAATAGTGAAGCAATGGATTTTGGAAAAGTAAATATAGAAATTCAAAAATTGATTGAAGAAATATTTGGAGATATAAAAGTAAGTGAAAAAACAGGAAAAGATAGACATTTATTTGGTAGTGCATATACACCAAAAGGATGGGTAGAATTTACAGATACTATTTTGCAAGATGCAGAGAGAATATATTACATTAAAGGTGATATAGGTACAGGTAAGAGTACATTATTGAAAAGAGTATATAAAGAAGCACAGAGAAGAGGATTAGATGTTGAAGTATATCATACACCACTAATACCAGAAAAAATAGAGACAGTATTTATCAAAGGTATAAATGTTGGATTAACAACTAGCGAAATGTTTAAAGATAAGAATAAAAAAGTTATAGATTTGAATAAATTCTTGGATATGAAACTAATAGAAAAATATCAAAGCGAACTTGAATATGATAAGGAAATAATGAATGACTTAATAGAAAATGCAATAAAGGTTATTAAAAAAGCCAAAGAAACACACGACTTACTAGAAACAAACTATGTACCAAATATGAACTTTGATGAGGTGGAGAAAGCAAGAAAAGAGATTGTAAGAAGGATATTAAGATATAAAAATAGAAGAAGATAA
- a CDS encoding ATP-dependent DNA helicase encodes MNSVNHIKISVRNLVSFVFKTGDIINIIRGKNRAVEGTKAHKRVRLMRDEDYQSEVPLKHVVNYNDILIEISGRIDGLYKSDDKVVIEEIKSTYIDIDNENFKYNSLHLAQAKIYAYFYCLENNINSISIQLTYFQIDKEKYKSFFFDIEFKELEDFFNSIMDYFIKHYENYWNWIKIRDASLNKLKFPFDSFRRGQRKLAVGVYRSILNHHKLFVCAPTGIGKTMGTIFPALKAIGEGICSKIFYLTAKNTTSTVVENSLEILRSNGLKLKSIVITAKDKICPMEETNCNPEYCELARGYFDKIDKAILDIFNEDDFNRNIIEKYAYKHKICPFEFSLDLSEWADIVICDYNYAFNPRVQLKRFFYDNYDKYVFLVDEAHNLVDRAREMFSAEINKSKFLELKRKTKDVSNEIFEITKTINSSLIKLRKECKTTENKYLVKDNKPVEIYKLLKTFIGIVEKNLHQVKNEVFFNDLLEQYFETINFIRIYELYSEKYVTYLANSKKDFKVKLMCLDPSENLNKITKRARSCIFFSASLIPIKYFFELLGGDNEDKILLLESPFPKDNFSLLINDTISTKYSKRELYYHEVAKFIKSLITKKTGNYIVFFPSYEYMDKVYEIFADNDSSFDIVKQMKDMQESDRIEFLSLFTPNNERTLLGFAVMGGIFGEGIDLVGDRLNGVIIVGVGLPQLSPEREILRFYYNKFKGNGFHYAYIYPGFNRVIQAAGRLIRTESDRGIILLIDERFTTRVYKKLMPIEWNNHCIVKNTKELEDKVFKFWYK; translated from the coding sequence ATGAACTCTGTAAATCATATAAAAATTTCAGTTCGTAATTTAGTAAGCTTTGTTTTTAAAACTGGAGATATTATAAATATTATTAGAGGTAAAAACAGAGCTGTTGAAGGGACAAAAGCTCATAAAAGAGTACGTTTGATGAGAGATGAAGATTATCAAAGTGAAGTTCCTTTAAAACATGTTGTTAATTATAATGATATTTTAATTGAGATTAGTGGTAGAATTGATGGGTTATATAAAAGTGATGATAAAGTTGTAATTGAAGAGATTAAATCAACTTATATTGATATAGATAATGAAAATTTTAAATACAATAGTTTACACTTAGCTCAAGCTAAAATATATGCTTATTTCTATTGTTTAGAAAACAATATTAACAGCATTTCAATACAATTAACATATTTTCAAATTGATAAAGAAAAGTATAAAAGCTTTTTCTTTGATATTGAATTTAAAGAGTTAGAAGATTTCTTTAACAGTATAATGGATTATTTTATAAAACATTATGAAAACTATTGGAATTGGATAAAAATAAGAGATGCTTCTTTAAATAAACTAAAATTTCCTTTCGATTCATTCAGAAGAGGTCAAAGAAAACTTGCAGTGGGTGTATATAGATCAATATTAAACCATCATAAATTATTTGTGTGTGCGCCAACAGGCATAGGTAAGACTATGGGGACTATATTTCCAGCTTTAAAGGCAATAGGAGAAGGAATTTGTTCAAAAATATTTTATTTAACTGCAAAAAATACAACTTCTACTGTTGTTGAAAATAGTCTAGAAATATTAAGAAGCAATGGATTGAAGCTAAAAAGCATTGTGATAACTGCCAAAGATAAGATATGTCCGATGGAAGAAACTAATTGCAATCCAGAATACTGTGAACTAGCAAGAGGATATTTTGATAAAATTGATAAAGCCATTTTAGATATTTTTAACGAAGATGATTTTAATAGAAATATTATTGAAAAATATGCATATAAGCATAAAATATGTCCTTTTGAGTTTTCGTTAGATTTATCTGAATGGGCTGATATTGTTATATGTGATTATAATTATGCATTTAACCCACGAGTACAATTAAAACGCTTCTTTTATGACAATTACGATAAATATGTATTTTTAGTTGATGAAGCACATAATTTAGTAGATAGAGCAAGAGAAATGTTTTCAGCTGAGATAAATAAGAGTAAGTTTTTAGAATTAAAAAGAAAGACTAAGGATGTATCAAATGAAATATTTGAAATTACAAAAACAATTAATTCTAGTTTAATTAAGCTTAGAAAAGAATGTAAAACTACTGAAAATAAATATTTAGTAAAAGATAATAAACCCGTAGAAATATACAAATTGTTAAAAACTTTCATAGGTATAGTTGAAAAGAATTTACATCAAGTTAAAAATGAAGTTTTTTTCAATGATTTATTAGAGCAGTATTTTGAAACCATAAATTTTATAAGAATCTATGAACTGTATTCTGAAAAGTATGTTACTTATTTGGCAAATTCAAAGAAGGATTTCAAAGTTAAGCTAATGTGTTTAGACCCTTCTGAGAATTTAAATAAAATTACAAAAAGAGCTCGTTCATGTATATTTTTTTCTGCTAGTTTGATACCTATTAAATACTTTTTTGAATTATTAGGAGGAGATAATGAAGATAAAATATTGCTATTAGAATCTCCTTTTCCAAAAGATAATTTTTCTCTATTAATAAATGATACAATTTCTACTAAATACAGTAAAAGAGAATTATACTATCATGAAGTTGCTAAATTTATTAAAAGCTTAATAACAAAGAAAACAGGAAATTATATTGTATTTTTTCCATCTTATGAATATATGGACAAAGTTTATGAAATATTTGCAGATAACGATAGTAGCTTTGATATTGTTAAACAGATGAAAGATATGCAAGAGTCCGATAGAATAGAATTTTTAAGTTTATTTACACCTAATAATGAAAGGACTTTGCTAGGATTTGCAGTTATGGGAGGAATATTTGGAGAAGGTATTGATTTAGTTGGAGATAGATTAAATGGAGTTATTATAGTTGGTGTAGGGCTTCCACAGCTGTCTCCTGAAAGAGAGATTTTACGGTTTTATTATAACAAGTTTAAAGGTAATGGCTTTCACTATGCTTATATTTATCCTGGTTTTAATAGAGTTATCCAAGCTGCAGGAAGATTAATTAGAACAGAGTCAGATAGAGGAATAATTTTGCTAATAGACGAAAGATTTACAACTAGAGTATATAAAAAATTAATGCCGATTGAGTGGAATAACCATTGTATCGTAAAAAATACAAAAGAGCTTGAAGACAAAGTTTTTAAATTTTGGTACAAATAA
- a CDS encoding ATP-binding protein, with protein sequence MVIILGTEHKRKRFISIRWKLVSTYLLLVLMSQMIISIFISQNILNTYIQEKRQEILTKSNILSNRIKFYLPNNKILVLDNLLKTLVENYSKEIKARIIIVDKDNMVKSDSNNEFEGSRLYHSEIQKALAGISNSNVYSFKEYGHVMYVAVPIILDDEVIGATFVSVSLNDIYNVVDRINNKLRLISLASIILVAIMSFIFADFITKPISEMTKAITKMAQGNLGQKVEIKTNDEFKQLANAFNVMSTKLSQVDKQRKDFVANVSHELRTPLSSIKLLSESLLHQKEVDALVYREFLQDIDSEIDRLNSIIDDLLILVDLDKEKLTLDFKITYINFLVEKIIARLKPLADNKKIRLDYIEKEKIQIKVDTNKIQQAVINIIHNAIKYTPEGGRVEVKLYTEGDYVVIRVKDNGIGIPKESLPQIFDRFYRVDKARSRSTGGTGLGLSIAYQIVSLHQGTIDVQSELGKGSTFYIKIPIDLNLA encoded by the coding sequence TTGGTTATTATTTTAGGAACAGAGCATAAAAGAAAAAGATTTATTAGTATAAGGTGGAAGCTTGTATCCACCTATTTATTATTGGTATTAATGTCACAAATGATTATTAGTATTTTTATAAGTCAGAATATTCTAAACACCTATATACAAGAAAAACGTCAAGAAATATTAACTAAGTCTAATATTTTGTCTAATAGAATTAAGTTCTATTTACCAAATAACAAAATTCTAGTATTAGATAACCTATTAAAAACGCTTGTGGAAAACTATAGTAAAGAGATTAAAGCAAGAATAATAATAGTTGATAAAGATAACATGGTAAAAAGTGATTCAAACAATGAGTTTGAAGGTTCTAGATTATATCATTCGGAAATTCAAAAAGCACTTGCAGGTATAAGTAATTCAAATGTTTACAGTTTTAAAGAGTATGGGCATGTAATGTATGTAGCAGTCCCAATTATACTTGATGATGAAGTAATAGGAGCAACATTTGTATCAGTATCATTAAATGATATATATAATGTAGTCGATAGAATAAATAACAAACTAAGACTAATATCTTTAGCAAGCATAATCTTAGTAGCGATAATGAGCTTTATTTTTGCCGATTTTATAACAAAACCAATATCTGAAATGACTAAAGCTATAACTAAAATGGCGCAGGGGAATTTAGGACAGAAAGTTGAAATTAAGACAAATGATGAATTTAAGCAGTTAGCTAATGCTTTTAATGTTATGAGTACTAAACTAAGTCAAGTTGATAAACAGAGAAAGGATTTCGTAGCGAATGTTTCGCATGAATTAAGAACACCACTGTCTTCTATTAAATTACTTTCTGAGTCTTTATTACATCAAAAAGAAGTAGATGCTTTAGTTTATAGAGAATTTTTGCAGGATATAGACTCAGAAATAGATAGATTAAATAGCATAATTGACGATTTGCTTATCTTAGTTGATTTGGATAAGGAAAAATTAACACTTGACTTTAAAATAACATATATTAACTTTTTGGTAGAAAAGATAATTGCTAGACTTAAGCCTTTAGCTGACAATAAGAAAATAAGATTGGATTATATAGAAAAGGAAAAAATACAGATAAAGGTAGACACCAACAAAATACAGCAGGCTGTTATAAATATTATTCATAATGCAATTAAATATACTCCTGAAGGAGGTAGAGTAGAGGTAAAACTATACACTGAAGGTGATTATGTAGTGATTCGTGTTAAAGATAACGGGATAGGTATACCTAAAGAAAGCTTACCTCAAATTTTTGATAGATTTTATAGAGTTGATAAGGCTAGGTCAAGAAGTACTGGTGGTACTGGATTGGGATTATCAATTGCATATCAAATAGTAAGTTTACATCAGGGAACTATAGATGTACAAAGTGAATTAGGAAAGGGAAGTACATTTTATATTAAGATACCTATTGATTTGAACTTAGCTTAA
- a CDS encoding GNAT family N-acetyltransferase, with protein sequence MNISIKELNEDMFTITAEMITELLNYHRNLNNAPKQYWHTLEEGKETLKEWRNTGSVYNIFCNGEVIGFFYVRYGGQNVAWLEDLYIVERYRGKGIGKYVMSKLDEIMTEKDIVSIFVDVIPRNISAMKFYRECGFDHLNMIQLRKNYDKRLDKEDEVQILGFNLKKY encoded by the coding sequence GTGAATATATCAATAAAAGAACTTAACGAGGATATGTTTACAATTACAGCAGAAATGATTACAGAATTATTGAATTATCATAGGAATTTGAATAATGCACCCAAGCAGTACTGGCATACACTTGAAGAAGGAAAAGAAACTTTAAAAGAGTGGAGAAATACAGGAAGTGTTTATAATATCTTTTGTAATGGAGAAGTAATAGGGTTTTTCTATGTTAGATATGGTGGACAAAATGTAGCTTGGTTGGAAGACTTATATATAGTAGAAAGATATAGAGGAAAGGGTATAGGAAAATATGTTATGTCTAAATTAGACGAGATTATGACTGAAAAAGATATAGTTTCGATATTTGTTGATGTTATACCAAGAAATATAAGTGCGATGAAGTTTTATAGAGAATGTGGCTTTGACCATCTTAATATGATTCAATTAAGAAAAAATTATGATAAGAGACTAGATAAAGAAGATGAAGTGCAAATTTTAGGGTTTAATTTAAAGAAATATTAA